A genomic stretch from Pararhizobium sp. IMCC21322 includes:
- a CDS encoding DUF1295 domain-containing protein has translation MVLFASLMVTMAAFAVLWALHLPLKNAGIVDFYWGVGFLVIGAVYALRIDQLNLYQLLFFGMIAVWAVRLSFYLITRFAAHTSEDQRYAAMRTSGGPSFWWASLPKIFLLQALVMWIIATPLHTALILPSVEPLGGALLGFGVILFCVGLVFEAIADHQLARFKSSNPEPTKLLRTGLWAWARHPNYFGEALLWWGLGLYALALTGSFVSLLGPLVLTIVLVGVTGRMTDDHMQNSRGAAFSQYKLETSAILPLPPTLYQHITKKNRPAI, from the coding sequence ATGGTTCTTTTCGCAAGCCTGATGGTGACAATGGCCGCGTTTGCAGTGCTTTGGGCACTTCACCTGCCCTTGAAAAATGCAGGCATTGTGGATTTCTACTGGGGCGTCGGGTTTTTAGTGATTGGCGCTGTCTATGCGCTGCGGATTGATCAGCTAAACCTTTATCAATTGCTGTTTTTTGGCATGATTGCGGTTTGGGCGGTTCGGCTGAGCTTCTACCTGATCACCCGGTTTGCAGCCCATACCAGCGAAGATCAGCGCTATGCAGCCATGCGCACCAGCGGTGGTCCGTCTTTCTGGTGGGCAAGCCTGCCAAAAATTTTCCTTCTTCAGGCATTGGTGATGTGGATTATTGCCACGCCCCTCCATACAGCCCTGATACTTCCGTCAGTTGAACCGCTTGGTGGAGCATTGCTGGGATTTGGAGTTATCCTGTTTTGTGTTGGTCTTGTGTTTGAAGCGATTGCTGATCATCAATTGGCTCGCTTCAAATCTTCCAATCCGGAACCAACCAAGCTGTTACGGACAGGTTTGTGGGCGTGGGCCCGTCATCCAAATTATTTTGGCGAGGCTCTGCTTTGGTGGGGTCTGGGGCTCTACGCCCTTGCGCTGACAGGGTCGTTTGTTTCTTTGCTGGGACCGCTGGTGCTGACGATTGTTCTGGTGGGTGTCACTGGCAGGATGACCGACGACCATATGCAGAACAGCCGCGGGGCGGCATTTTCACAATACAAGCTGGAGACCAGCGCCATTTTGCCTCTGCCGCCAACGCTCTATCAACACATAACAAAAAAAAACCGTCCCGCCATTTAA
- a CDS encoding murein L,D-transpeptidase has protein sequence MKKTTLENMIAPTRRAVLGGLASTVAMPAILKPAFAQSEWGESFDNQQANVQGVRTNRPVLNPQAPVEAEWALQQYSSIMSRGGWNTVPADTTLKLGLSSPNVAALRQRLIISGDLQQSIGISNSFDSYVDEAVKRFQARHGIEPDGVAGEISLAALNVPVDVRVRQLQTNMVRLQSLSGDKGRRFINVNLPAARIEAVESGQVVSWHTAVVGKVDRQSPVLNSKVYQINFNPYWTVPVSIIRKDMIPQMQKDPGYLTNNRIRIYDKGGSELQPTQIDWLTEEAVNYRFRQDPGEGNSLGSIRINFHNEHAVYLHDTPAKGLFGEEYRFNSSGCVRVQNIKELAAWILNENDGGWTFSSVNDTILTGERRDENVKNQVPIYITYITAWAMDGVVHFRDDIYTQDGVGPLALR, from the coding sequence ATGAAAAAAACAACACTTGAGAACATGATTGCCCCAACCCGTCGTGCAGTCCTTGGAGGATTGGCATCGACAGTTGCAATGCCCGCAATTCTAAAACCCGCCTTTGCTCAGTCAGAGTGGGGCGAAAGTTTTGATAATCAGCAAGCCAACGTTCAGGGTGTGCGCACAAACCGGCCTGTTCTAAACCCGCAAGCACCTGTGGAAGCAGAGTGGGCGCTTCAGCAATATTCGTCGATTATGTCACGTGGCGGTTGGAATACTGTTCCCGCAGACACGACACTGAAGCTGGGCCTCAGCAGTCCTAATGTGGCAGCTCTGCGCCAGCGTTTGATTATTTCCGGAGATCTGCAGCAGAGCATCGGCATCTCAAATTCGTTTGATTCCTACGTTGATGAGGCCGTGAAACGCTTTCAGGCACGTCATGGCATAGAGCCGGACGGCGTGGCCGGAGAGATTTCTCTGGCAGCCTTGAATGTGCCCGTTGACGTGCGCGTGAGGCAGCTTCAGACCAATATGGTGCGTTTGCAATCCCTGTCAGGCGACAAGGGCAGGCGTTTCATTAACGTCAATTTGCCTGCTGCGCGGATTGAAGCGGTGGAATCCGGTCAGGTTGTGTCCTGGCACACTGCGGTGGTTGGAAAGGTTGACCGGCAGTCGCCGGTTCTGAACTCCAAAGTTTATCAGATCAATTTCAACCCTTACTGGACTGTGCCGGTCTCAATCATCCGCAAGGATATGATCCCGCAAATGCAGAAGGACCCCGGATACCTGACCAATAACCGCATTCGGATTTACGATAAGGGCGGCAGTGAACTGCAACCCACTCAGATCGACTGGTTGACTGAGGAAGCTGTGAATTATCGTTTTCGTCAGGATCCAGGCGAGGGCAATTCCCTTGGCTCCATCCGCATCAACTTTCACAATGAACACGCCGTTTATTTGCACGACACGCCTGCTAAGGGTCTGTTTGGCGAGGAATACCGCTTCAACTCATCCGGTTGCGTGCGTGTTCAGAACATCAAGGAATTGGCTGCCTGGATTTTGAATGAAAATGATGGTGGCTGGACGTTCTCATCGGTGAACGACACTATTCTCACCGGCGAAAGACGGGATGAAAATGTCAAGAATCAGGTTCCAATCTATATCACCTACATCACCGCTTGGGCTATGGACGGCGTCGTGCACTTCCGCGATGATATCTATACACAGGATGGGGTAGGGCCTCTGGCGCTTAGGTAA
- a CDS encoding DUF6163 family protein: MFEQFLDGDLSARRYLISALENFMRVLGVFLLLAGLARAMIIFGMVPNPEDAFLALSAERRVLLVFFTVFNLTAAVGLWNKMSWGIVVWLISVGADFFSQIFFSGTFGISPLTLIFHVIMIIIYVILTMLVRRTRLN, from the coding sequence ATGTTTGAACAATTTCTTGATGGCGATCTTTCTGCGCGGCGATATCTCATATCGGCGTTGGAAAATTTTATGCGGGTGCTGGGGGTGTTTCTGCTTCTGGCTGGCCTTGCGCGAGCTATGATCATTTTCGGCATGGTCCCCAACCCGGAAGATGCTTTTTTGGCGCTATCTGCAGAACGGCGCGTGCTACTGGTGTTTTTCACCGTGTTCAATTTAACGGCTGCTGTGGGACTGTGGAACAAAATGTCCTGGGGCATTGTGGTGTGGTTGATCTCGGTCGGCGCAGACTTTTTTTCACAGATTTTCTTTTCCGGAACATTTGGCATATCACCGCTGACGCTGATCTTTCACGTCATCATGATCATCATTTACGTCATACTGACGATGCTGGTTCGCAGGACAAGACTGAACTGA
- the ldtR gene encoding transcriptional regulator LdtR — translation MTMKQTTQLAPINEDNDKDVEAGLPLYLESVTLVERLHRRLLDVVKDEFERNGEGDINAVQALLLFNLGDAELTAGELRSRGYYLGSNVSYNLKKLVDMGYVHHQRSRTDRRSVRVRLTEKGKEIAAVVDGLYKRHMRSIEKVGGLATADFENLNRSLQRLERFWTDQILYRL, via the coding sequence ATGACAATGAAACAGACAACACAATTAGCCCCGATCAACGAAGACAACGACAAGGACGTGGAAGCTGGGCTTCCGCTCTATCTGGAATCCGTGACACTTGTAGAGCGGCTTCACCGCCGGCTGCTTGATGTAGTCAAGGACGAGTTCGAGCGAAACGGGGAAGGCGACATTAATGCCGTTCAGGCATTGCTGCTCTTCAACCTGGGAGACGCAGAGTTGACCGCAGGTGAATTGCGCAGTCGCGGTTACTATCTTGGCTCAAATGTTTCTTATAATCTTAAGAAGCTGGTCGACATGGGCTATGTCCATCACCAGCGATCACGTACAGACCGTCGATCGGTTCGTGTCCGCTTGACTGAAAAGGGCAAGGAAATCGCTGCCGTGGTGGATGGGCTTTACAAGCGCCACATGCGGTCTATCGAAAAGGTCGGTGGTCTTGCCACTGCAGATTTTGAAAACCTCAACAGATCGCTTCAGCGTCTTGAGCGTTTCTGGACCGACCAGATTCTTTATCGCCTCTGA
- the hemB gene encoding porphobilinogen synthase — translation MTDETHQIADTLPLSLSAADVVGPIRMRRNRRTNWSRRLVQENKISVNDLIWPIFIKDGQGDSEAIPSMPGVFRHSVDKAVKEVERASRLGIPAVALFPYTDPALRDETGSEALNSANLVCTACRAVKAAVSDVGIITDVALDPYTSHGHDGLLEGDEIVNDPTVDVLVRQALNQAAAGADVIAPSDMMDGRVGVIRHGLDQNGFQHIQILAYSAKYASAFYGPFRDAVGSSGTLKGDKRTYQMDPANTDEALREAELDIAEGADMLMVKPGMPYLDIVRRLKDTFQMPTFAYQVSGEFAMIEAAAANGWIDREKAILESLLAFKRAGCDGILTYFAAEVAEMLAD, via the coding sequence ATGACAGATGAAACACATCAGATTGCCGATACATTGCCGCTCAGCCTTAGTGCAGCAGATGTGGTTGGTCCTATCCGCATGCGGCGCAACCGCCGCACAAACTGGTCACGTCGGCTGGTCCAGGAAAACAAAATTTCAGTGAACGATCTGATCTGGCCCATCTTTATCAAGGATGGACAGGGTGACAGCGAAGCGATTCCATCGATGCCTGGTGTTTTTCGCCACAGTGTCGACAAGGCCGTTAAAGAAGTAGAGCGTGCTTCTCGTCTGGGAATTCCAGCCGTAGCGCTGTTTCCCTATACCGATCCGGCCTTGCGCGATGAGACAGGCAGCGAAGCGCTCAACAGTGCAAATCTCGTATGTACGGCCTGTCGTGCGGTCAAGGCAGCTGTCAGTGATGTGGGCATCATTACGGATGTAGCCCTTGATCCCTATACATCTCACGGGCATGACGGATTGCTTGAGGGTGACGAGATCGTCAATGATCCAACTGTGGATGTGCTGGTCCGGCAGGCGCTCAATCAGGCGGCTGCAGGCGCAGATGTAATAGCCCCGTCGGACATGATGGACGGGCGCGTTGGTGTCATCCGCCATGGTCTTGACCAAAATGGCTTCCAGCACATCCAGATACTGGCTTATTCTGCGAAATATGCATCGGCCTTTTATGGCCCGTTCCGCGATGCCGTAGGCAGCAGCGGAACGCTGAAGGGTGATAAGCGAACCTATCAGATGGACCCGGCCAATACGGATGAAGCCTTGCGCGAGGCGGAACTTGATATTGCCGAAGGTGCTGACATGCTGATGGTCAAGCCCGGAATGCCCTATCTCGATATCGTTCGGCGTCTGAAAGATACTTTCCAGATGCCGACCTTCGCTTATCAGGTCTCCGGGGAGTTCGCGATGATCGAAGCTGCCGCGGCCAATGGCTGGATTGATCGTGAGAAAGCCATACTGGAAAGTCTGTTGGCCTTCAAACGCGCAGGCTGCGATGGTATTCTGACCTACTTCGCTGCAGAAGTGGCCGAAATGCTTGCGGATTGA
- a CDS encoding serine hydroxymethyltransferase: MAGHSDRKVYFEYVPIGPQIKVSAIDSVTKAEVSIIAPRSAMRKDMETLALRKLKRALERLEAK; this comes from the coding sequence ATGGCCGGACATTCGGATCGCAAAGTTTATTTCGAATACGTACCGATTGGCCCTCAAATCAAAGTGAGTGCCATCGATTCGGTGACCAAAGCCGAGGTGAGTATCATCGCACCTCGGTCTGCCATGCGAAAAGATATGGAGACATTGGCTTTGCGTAAATTGAAACGTGCTCTTGAGAGACTTGAAGCCAAGTAA